The genomic DNA AATAACATTCAGTTACAGAACACaagataaaaatgttttaataaatcAGATAAAATATGATCAACTTAATCAGTGATCAGAAAGAGGATATTAGGATAAAATGAGACTAAAACTGGTAAATCATTTTCTTCTACAAGCTTCAACCATGAATATCTCATCATCTGATCCTTGGAAAACAACTTATGTTACACTCATCGTAGTTTTCACTGCACTGATTTTCACTTGTCATCTTTACATGCTCTTTTTGACCCAATATTATGTGCTCTGACAAATTCCCCACTTTGTTCTTCTTCCATATCTATCAAGCAGGTTAGTGCCTGCAAGTGGTCCTGGACCTCGGCTACTTTGGGCTCGGGACTGCTCTCTTTTGTTATCTGGGTAGTAAACAGCTATttgttccctctctcctctctaacAACAGCTTGGCTTTAGAACATGTTCAAGAGGAGCCAGTGTGAATGAGTTGGTGGGTTTTAAGTTTAGCCCCCAGAGAAAAGGTTTTCCCACATTGCTCACACCAGaatggcttctctccagtgtgaatgagttggtgtcttttaaggtgactactctgagaaaaggttttcccacattgttcacaccagaacggcttctctccagtgtgaatgcgttggtgGTCTTTAAGACTACCCAAcgttgtgaaagctgccccgcattgttcacagctgtacggtttatctccagtgtgaatgcgttggtgGTCTTTAAGACTACCCAAcgttgtgaaagctgccccgcattgttcacagctgtacggtttatctccagtgtgaatgcgctggtggaCTTTAAGGCTACTActctgagaaaaagttttcccacattgttcacaccagaacggcttctctccagtgtgaatacGTTGGTGAAATGTTAGGTAACTTTGAAGGGTGAAAGCTGCCCCGCATTGGTCACAACTGTACGGTTTATCTCCaatgtgaatgcgttgatgggTTTTAAGGTTACTACTCTGAGAAAAACCTTTTTCACATTGTTCACACGAGAACGGCTTCTCTCTagtgtgaacacgtcggtgGACTTTAAGGTTACTCAACGTTGTGAATGCTGTCCCGCATTGTTCACAGCTGTGcggtttatctccagtgtgaatgagtTGATGAGTTTTGAGCGCACCTAACTGTTTGAAAGCTGCCCCgcattgttcacagctgtatGGTCTCTCTtcagtgtgaactctctgatgaatctttaaattTCCAGATGTTGTGAAGGACTTGCCACAGTGCTGACAGCTCTGATGTCCGAGaccccctcttcctctccgtttctatagaaacagagagTTAGATGCAATGGTGAAGAGATACACATGCAAACATACTTACATATGCTAAGATGTTTACATATGCTAACATGCCAATCCATGCTACCACATAGGGTTGGGCGATATCCCCTAAATTGGCATTTGACGATCTTTACAGTAAAACGTTGAGATGATCAGtaaaacttttcatctccaatcctgtCTGTATTtatgagaagtggcgctgtcctgagttgaaagatagaCTAATTTACGGCTTTactatcgagttaataggcgtgtgtgttcgtgtcggctgCTGTCCATTACCTAAGGTTCTGAAAAGCAAACatttttttgactactttttttttttaaagggtgtgcgcccgtgagcaccgACGGAGGAATACATGAATCCTCCAAAGTCTGACAGCTTTAATATacatattataatttatttacaagcgtggccggtgtgtgtgtgagtgacagcccggtcagcgagcttgatactttacgcccgcaatcttttgtGGAGCAAATAACTTTGAaaaaccacaggttccagttaatcttataatggatgtgtgtgttgtgttatttaagcAAATCATCGGGGAACTAAACGCCTCTTCTCTGCGAGTCTCCTGATAGAGGTCCTGCCAGGTCACAGCGGGTCTGACATGGTGGGGGCttggcatcacgatggtggctctccatcatGATGCCAGTCAGTCAGCCGTCACGAtgatgatatcgtccatcggcaaAACCCTAATAACACATGCTTCtatatgctaacatgctaacatatgTAGGTGtaaaatcatattttaaaaagtataaattgtATAAAGTATATTTTGTCAATGTATTATTTGGCAAACAACATCTAAAAAAGTGAGGAAATCAACCCTTCAAAGCTGCCTGGTCAGTTTGTGTTGGAATGTAAAGGGTTAAATGAATTGTCCACCTTTTGCTGCCTCTGCTGTTGCTAGGAAGATGTTATGCTTTCAGCTCTGTGATTGGTCATCCAGCTATACATCTACAGAGggagatttatttaaaatgaccaATCAAATCTTCTCTTTAAATGGGCGGGGTTTGGTATTGCTAGCTTTATGATGAAGTTCTGCCCGCTGTGGGTACAAGCTAGCACCTCCGTTAAACtaggctagctaacgttagccagcctGCTGGTTGATGATGGAAGCCTGGAGTAACGTTATCGCTGCTATGGAGGACCAAAGCTATGAGGAGGAGGTTGCTAATTCATATTCCACGCGGCTTTAAGATGAGCTTTTAATGGAAAAGTACAGTTGATCAATATTGCTTAATAAAATTGTGGTGGTGTGTTTGAGAATACAGTTGTAAGAGCCAGGTGTAGTTCTGCCCAGTACCCAGTTTGTAGATGttagttagatggcaccaacaaaaaaatcaataaaaaaatcaatataccTTTTTTTAAGCAACACAAAAATTACGTTAGTATTAGAAAGCTGACAATTTCGATGACGTAACTGGCATGGTAGGACCTGCGAAGGTATACAGGCTACAGTGCAGCATATTAAATACACATGAAAATTAGTAATTTTAATGGCATGGTTTACGCATTTGAGCCTGA from Perca fluviatilis chromosome 10, GENO_Pfluv_1.0, whole genome shotgun sequence includes the following:
- the LOC120566813 gene encoding zinc finger protein 239-like isoform X1, with the protein product MEEEQQKPEQRSNKVPRRAAAGSASDSSGVQKRRGRGGLGHQSCQHCGKSFTTSGNLKIHQRVHTEERPYSCEQCGAAFKQLGALKTHQLIHTGDKPHSCEQCGTAFTTLSNLKVHRRVHTREKPFSCEQCEKGFSQSSNLKTHQRIHIGDKPYSCDQCGAAFTLQSYLTFHQRIHTGEKPFWCEQCGKTFSQSSSLKVHQRIHTGDKPYSCEQCGAAFTTLGSLKDHQRIHTGDKPYSCEQCGAAFTTLGSLKDHQRIHTGEKPFWCEQCGKTFSQSSHLKRHQLIHTGEKPFWCEQCGKTFSLGAKLKTHQLIHTGSS
- the LOC120566813 gene encoding zinc finger protein 239-like isoform X2; translation: MEEEQQKPEQRSNKVPRRAAAGSASDSSGVQKRRGRGGLGHQSCQHCGKSFTTSGNLKIHQRVHTEERPYSCEQCGAAFKQLGALKTHQLIHTGDKPHSCEQCGTAFTTLSNLKVHRRVHTREKPFSCEQCEKGFSQSSNLKTHQRIHIGDKPYSCDQCGAAFTLQSYLTFHQRIHTGEKPFWCEQCGKTFSQSSSLKVHQRIHTGDKPYSCEQCGAAFTTLGSLKDHQRIHTGEKPFWCEQCGKTFSQSSHLKRHQLIHTGEKPFWCEQCGKTFSLGAKLKTHQLIHTGSS